One genomic segment of Clostridium saccharoperbutylacetonicum N1-4(HMT) includes these proteins:
- the opp4C gene encoding oligopeptide ABC transporter permease has protein sequence MAKEKVLSPARIALKKLKRNKLAIFGSGVLIILILLAIIAPIISPYGRDTVDLLNIEAAPTAKHILGTDELGRDVFVRLIYGGQVSLSVGVVAIVIQLAIGITLGAIAGYLGGIADKIIMRLVDMVLCFPFLVIAITMASILGPSIWNVMIIIGILGWPKITRIVRAEILSLKEREFIEAAKALGLDSKDIILKHLIHNIYAPIIVYGTLGIAQGILYESFLSFLGMGVTQPQPSWGNMLTAAQNMRVLQSEWWLWIPPGVCVFLTIVSINFLGDGLRDALDPKIKA, from the coding sequence GTGGCTAAGGAAAAGGTATTATCACCAGCTAGAATTGCCTTAAAGAAATTAAAAAGAAATAAACTTGCAATATTTGGAAGTGGTGTTTTGATTATATTAATATTATTAGCAATAATTGCACCAATAATATCTCCTTATGGAAGGGACACCGTAGACTTATTAAATATAGAAGCTGCTCCTACAGCTAAGCATATATTAGGAACTGATGAATTAGGACGTGATGTTTTTGTAAGGCTTATATATGGAGGACAAGTGTCCTTAAGTGTTGGAGTAGTGGCAATTGTTATACAGCTTGCTATTGGAATAACCTTAGGGGCTATAGCAGGATACTTGGGTGGAATTGCAGACAAAATAATAATGAGACTTGTAGATATGGTATTATGTTTTCCATTTTTGGTAATAGCAATAACTATGGCATCAATTTTAGGCCCTAGTATTTGGAATGTTATGATTATTATTGGAATACTAGGCTGGCCTAAAATTACAAGAATAGTTAGGGCAGAAATCCTATCATTAAAAGAAAGAGAATTTATTGAAGCAGCTAAAGCTTTAGGATTAGATAGTAAAGATATTATATTAAAGCATTTAATTCACAATATTTATGCACCAATTATAGTTTATGGAACTCTAGGTATAGCCCAAGGAATTTTATATGAATCCTTTTTAAGCTTTCTTGGAATGGGAGTAACACAGCCGCAGCCAAGCTGGGGAAATATGTTGACAGCAGCTCAAAATATGAGAGTTCTTCAAAGTGAATGGTGGTTATGGATTCCGCCAGGTGTATGTGTATTTTTGACTATTGTTTCAATTAATTTTTTAGGTGATGGTCTTAGGGATGCTTTAGATCCCAAAATAAAGGCATAG
- a CDS encoding ABC transporter ATP-binding protein, whose translation MEKELLKVNNLKTSFYTAEGKVTAVNDVSFKVHEGKVLGIVGESGCGKSVTSMSIMRLLDDSISKIEEGEIIFEGTDILKLSEKEMNKIRGNKLAMIFQEPMTSLNPVFTIGQQIGEAIKIHQGIKGKENKEKSIEMLKLVGIPTPEKIVNEYPHQLSGGMRQRIMIAMALSCNPKLIIADEPTTALDVTIQAQVLELMKKLSKDLKTSIILITHDLGVIAEMADEVIVMYSGKVVEECSVQNIFEKAKHPYTKGLLYSRAENVKKGERLYNILGMVPNLNDMPSGCSFNPRCEKCMDICKEEMPKLIETEEGHKVRCWLYSGKEV comes from the coding sequence GTGGAAAAAGAATTACTTAAAGTAAACAATTTAAAAACGAGCTTTTATACAGCAGAAGGAAAAGTTACTGCAGTAAATGATGTAAGCTTTAAGGTTCATGAAGGAAAAGTACTTGGAATAGTTGGTGAGTCAGGATGTGGTAAAAGTGTTACTTCAATGTCTATAATGAGACTTCTAGATGATTCCATTAGTAAGATTGAAGAAGGGGAAATTATTTTTGAAGGAACTGATATACTTAAGCTTTCTGAAAAAGAAATGAATAAAATAAGAGGTAATAAGCTTGCAATGATATTTCAAGAGCCCATGACTTCACTAAATCCAGTTTTCACTATAGGACAGCAGATAGGTGAAGCAATAAAAATTCATCAAGGAATAAAGGGAAAAGAAAATAAGGAAAAATCTATTGAAATGTTAAAGCTTGTAGGTATTCCTACGCCTGAAAAAATTGTAAATGAATATCCTCATCAATTAAGTGGTGGGATGAGACAGAGAATTATGATAGCAATGGCACTTTCCTGCAATCCTAAGCTCATAATTGCAGATGAGCCAACTACAGCTCTTGATGTTACAATTCAAGCACAAGTTTTGGAGCTTATGAAGAAGTTAAGTAAGGATTTAAAAACTTCTATTATATTAATTACTCATGACCTTGGGGTAATAGCTGAAATGGCTGATGAAGTAATAGTTATGTATTCAGGAAAAGTAGTTGAGGAATGTTCTGTCCAAAATATATTTGAAAAAGCAAAGCATCCATACACAAAAGGCTTATTATATTCAAGAGCAGAAAATGTTAAAAAAGGAGAAAGGTTATATAACATTCTTGGTATGGTGCCAAATTTAAATGATATGCCTTCAGGCTGCAGCTTTAATCCAAGATGCGAAAAATGTATGGATATATGTAAAGAAGAAATGCCAAAGCTAATTGAGACGGAAGAAGGTCATAAAGTTAGATGCTGGCTTTATAGCGGAAAGGAGGTTTAG
- a CDS encoding ABC transporter ATP-binding protein produces MGNELLKVKNLKKYYTSKRDLFSKNQRVVKAVDDVTFSINEGSAFGLVGESGCGKSTTARTILNLIEPSGGSVEFNNEIIYDVEDKKFLSKEEMRRKRREMQMIFQDPYASLDPRMNIGEIVTEGLIKHKIATGNDALSMAKEFLELCGLRKDAINKYPHEFSGGQRQRIGIARSMILKPKFVIGDEPIAALDVSIQAQIANLLIDLKERFKLTYLFISHDLSFVRYFCDRVAVMYLGSIVEMGDSEELFNKRLHPYTKSLISAIPTTNPLLRTNRIILDGDVPSPSNPPKGCKFHTRCKYCTNICKEEVPNIEEVSKGYFLACHNWQDIN; encoded by the coding sequence TTGGGAAATGAATTATTAAAGGTTAAAAATTTAAAGAAATATTATACTAGTAAAAGAGATCTATTTTCTAAGAATCAAAGAGTGGTTAAAGCAGTAGATGATGTTACTTTTAGCATTAATGAAGGTTCTGCTTTTGGATTAGTTGGAGAATCAGGCTGCGGTAAATCAACTACTGCAAGAACAATATTAAATTTAATTGAGCCAAGTGGCGGATCAGTTGAATTTAATAATGAAATTATCTACGATGTTGAGGACAAAAAATTCTTAAGCAAGGAAGAAATGAGAAGGAAAAGAAGGGAAATGCAGATGATCTTTCAGGATCCTTATGCATCTTTAGACCCACGAATGAATATTGGTGAAATTGTAACTGAAGGTCTTATAAAACATAAGATAGCAACAGGAAATGATGCTCTTTCTATGGCAAAAGAATTTTTGGAGCTTTGTGGCTTAAGGAAAGATGCTATTAACAAGTATCCTCATGAGTTTAGTGGAGGACAGAGGCAGCGTATAGGAATAGCTAGATCTATGATATTAAAACCAAAGTTTGTAATAGGAGATGAACCTATTGCAGCTTTAGATGTATCCATACAGGCACAAATAGCTAATCTTTTGATAGACTTAAAGGAAAGATTTAAATTAACATATTTATTTATTTCTCATGACTTAAGTTTTGTAAGATATTTTTGTGATAGAGTAGCAGTTATGTATTTGGGATCTATTGTAGAAATGGGAGATTCAGAAGAGTTGTTTAATAAAAGACTTCATCCATATACAAAATCATTAATATCTGCAATTCCAACAACTAATCCGTTGCTTAGAACAAATAGAATAATTCTTGATGGAGATGTACCGAGTCCATCAAATCCGCCTAAGGGGTGTAAATTTCATACTAGGTGTAAATATTGTACAAATATATGCAAAGAAGAAGTACCTAATATTGAAGAAGTTAGTAAGGGATATTTTCTTGCATGTCACAATTGGCAAGACATAAATTAG
- a CDS encoding gamma-glutamyl-gamma-aminobutyrate hydrolase family protein: MKPVIGITTFHDIEVEKSFSLASNNYLSAVENAGGVPLCIPISENMEDVKYYLNVVDGIIFSGGEGVSPLKFDENPSQKNSYLSHLRDDFEIELFKEAYNRDMPILGVCRGTQLINVALGGTLYQDIVSQIPNCHGHMQQGMQVYELFHKINIEENSKLFDIFKNTELEVNSFHHQAIKDIGRDLKIIATAKDGVIEGIESLSRKFLVGIQWNPEDLTLKHKEFLSIFKALINNIKQ; encoded by the coding sequence ATGAAACCAGTAATAGGCATAACCACCTTTCATGATATAGAAGTAGAAAAATCATTTAGTTTAGCAAGCAATAATTACCTAAGTGCTGTTGAAAATGCAGGTGGGGTGCCGCTATGCATTCCTATTAGTGAAAACATGGAGGATGTTAAATATTATTTAAATGTAGTTGATGGTATTATTTTCTCAGGGGGAGAGGGAGTAAGTCCCTTAAAATTTGACGAGAACCCTTCACAAAAAAATTCATATCTAAGTCACTTGAGAGATGATTTTGAGATAGAACTTTTCAAGGAGGCATACAATAGAGATATGCCTATATTGGGAGTGTGTAGAGGAACACAATTAATAAATGTAGCATTGGGAGGAACATTATATCAAGATATTGTTTCTCAAATACCAAATTGTCATGGACATATGCAACAAGGAATGCAAGTATATGAGTTATTTCATAAAATTAATATAGAAGAAAACAGCAAGTTATTTGATATTTTCAAAAATACAGAGCTAGAAGTGAATTCTTTTCATCATCAAGCAATAAAAGATATAGGTAGAGATTTAAAAATTATTGCTACTGCTAAAGATGGGGTTATTGAAGGAATTGAAAGTTTAAGTAGAAAATTTTTGGTTGGAATACAATGGAATCCAGAAGATTTAACTTTAAAGCATAAAGAATTTTTAAGTATCTTTAAAGCTCTAATTAACAATATAAAGCAGTAG
- a CDS encoding gamma-glutamyl-gamma-aminobutyrate hydrolase family protein, whose protein sequence is MKPIIGLALSSRVKPKKVYSVINNDYIKAVQKAGGIPVLIPFSDNLENIKVYTNKIQGIIFTGGEDISPLFYNEEPIKEVQCIIEKRDIFELELFKEVYKKQIPILGVCRGLQLINVALGGSLYQDINVQIHNSNGHLPKYALRSNLYHSVKIEKGSELFVIFKTEDLKVNSFHHQSIKKLGKDLRVTAHSSDGVIEGIESLKEKFLVGVQWHPENLVERHSEFLKLFQALIDNAREI, encoded by the coding sequence ATGAAGCCGATAATTGGATTAGCTTTGTCTAGTAGAGTTAAACCTAAAAAGGTATATAGCGTAATAAATAATGATTACATTAAAGCAGTGCAGAAAGCTGGAGGAATACCAGTTCTTATTCCATTTAGTGATAATTTAGAAAATATAAAAGTATATACAAATAAAATTCAAGGAATAATTTTTACAGGTGGGGAAGATATATCGCCTTTGTTTTATAATGAAGAGCCTATAAAAGAAGTACAATGCATAATTGAAAAAAGAGATATATTTGAATTGGAACTTTTTAAGGAAGTATATAAGAAACAGATACCTATTTTGGGGGTATGTAGAGGACTTCAACTTATTAATGTTGCACTTGGCGGTAGTTTATATCAAGATATTAATGTTCAAATTCATAATAGTAATGGTCATTTACCAAAGTATGCTTTAAGATCAAATCTTTATCATTCAGTAAAAATAGAAAAAGGCAGCGAGCTTTTTGTTATATTTAAAACAGAAGATTTAAAAGTTAATTCATTTCATCATCAAAGTATAAAAAAACTTGGAAAAGATTTAAGAGTAACAGCACATTCTAGTGATGGAGTCATTGAAGGAATTGAAAGTTTAAAAGAAAAATTTTTAGTTGGAGTGCAATGGCATCCAGAAAACTTAGTAGAACGCCATAGTGAATTTTTAAAGCTTTTTCAGGCACTTATTGATAATGCACGGGAGATATAA
- a CDS encoding MDR family MFS transporter encodes MENINNKEVDFWPVISSLFLGAFLTTLGTSTINLALIDLMKYFNTSLDSAKWALTGFMLATGTIAPITSYLGEKFSYKRLYLISLIGFTLSSILCAFSWNIESLIGFRILQGAFNGLAAPATMTIIYQVIPRKKHATAISLWSLASMLAPAVGPTLSGFLIQTFSWKAIFLMNVPLGLIAIVIVLKFTPYYKLNPPAGFDFPGFSTSIIASVLLLTAFSEGASWGWLSYKIILLLIGGAIILSIFLRQESTTKIPALNLKIFKFKGYTMSIIVRAVVIMSLYAGTLLTPLYLQNVQHMTPLNAGLVMLIPSLMMALCMVIAGKLYNLMDPRFLVVSGIIAMAIGSLKMSHLSLDTSTLYIILWMTLRNVGIALSTMPVTNIGMSCIDRELSGNAASVNNWVGQSIGSLAIGVFTSLLTLMTSVHTNELANTDISKVLLPNQAYLMGINDVYFISFIIILVALPLSMLLKEQNSRK; translated from the coding sequence ATGGAAAATATCAATAACAAAGAGGTGGACTTTTGGCCTGTCATATCCTCTCTTTTCCTTGGTGCCTTTTTAACAACTTTAGGAACAAGCACCATAAACTTAGCCTTAATAGATCTAATGAAATATTTTAATACCTCCTTAGATTCGGCAAAATGGGCATTAACAGGATTTATGCTGGCAACTGGGACTATAGCTCCAATAACCAGCTATTTAGGTGAAAAATTTAGTTACAAGCGCTTATATTTGATATCTCTTATAGGTTTTACTTTATCATCTATTCTATGTGCTTTTTCTTGGAATATAGAATCCCTCATAGGCTTTCGTATATTGCAAGGAGCTTTTAATGGCTTGGCAGCACCAGCTACCATGACAATTATATATCAAGTTATACCGAGAAAAAAACATGCAACTGCTATAAGTCTTTGGAGTCTAGCATCAATGCTTGCTCCTGCTGTAGGACCTACACTTAGTGGCTTCTTAATACAAACTTTTAGCTGGAAGGCTATATTCTTAATGAACGTTCCTCTAGGCTTAATTGCTATTGTAATAGTATTAAAATTCACTCCATATTATAAATTAAATCCTCCTGCTGGTTTTGATTTTCCTGGTTTCTCAACTAGTATAATAGCAAGTGTATTGCTTTTAACTGCATTTAGTGAAGGGGCTAGCTGGGGATGGCTATCTTACAAAATAATATTACTTTTAATTGGTGGTGCTATTATTTTAAGTATATTTTTAAGACAGGAATCAACCACAAAAATACCTGCATTAAATCTTAAAATATTTAAATTTAAAGGCTATACTATGAGCATAATTGTACGAGCTGTAGTTATCATGAGCTTATATGCTGGAACTCTTTTAACTCCACTTTATTTGCAAAATGTTCAGCATATGACACCATTAAATGCTGGACTTGTCATGCTTATTCCATCCTTAATGATGGCACTTTGTATGGTTATAGCCGGAAAACTTTATAATCTTATGGATCCACGTTTTCTAGTTGTGTCAGGAATTATAGCAATGGCTATAGGTTCATTAAAAATGTCTCACTTAAGCTTAGATACTTCAACTTTATACATAATATTATGGATGACCTTACGTAATGTTGGAATAGCTCTATCAACTATGCCAGTAACTAATATAGGTATGTCTTGCATAGATAGGGAACTTTCTGGAAATGCTGCTTCAGTTAACAATTGGGTTGGACAAAGTATTGGCTCACTAGCTATAGGTGTTTTTACCTCTTTACTAACACTAATGACTTCTGTGCACACTAATGAATTAGCTAATACTGATATTTCAAAAGTATTACTTCCAAACCAAGCGTATTTAATGGGAATCAATGATGTATATTTTATATCTTTTATAATAATTTTAGTAGCTCTTCCTCTTAGTATGCTATTAAAAGAACAAAACTCAAGGAAGTAG
- a CDS encoding PadR family transcriptional regulator produces MNKLSYGLLSILSTEALTGYDLMLKLNLFRHTTHSSIYPLFPALIAEGYIECTIIEQSGKPDKKVYNITEQGIGILKEWIKNKVDGEETNNEIMLKVYCIHILDRNSAMEFLAEIEERFCKKLDKRIKSFEKLKERLKDESVTTNSLKFGAYLLNEKVINDSRAEIIWCRWIKELYNKNDNINIFKENFQGILNNKMLREL; encoded by the coding sequence ATGAATAAATTATCTTATGGTTTACTTAGTATCTTATCAACGGAAGCCTTAACTGGTTATGATTTGATGTTAAAATTAAATTTGTTTAGACATACAACTCATAGTTCAATATATCCATTGTTCCCAGCACTTATAGCAGAAGGATATATTGAGTGTACAATTATTGAGCAATCCGGAAAGCCAGACAAAAAGGTATATAATATAACTGAGCAAGGAATCGGTATTTTAAAAGAATGGATAAAAAATAAGGTAGATGGAGAAGAGACAAATAATGAAATAATGCTAAAGGTATATTGTATTCATATTTTAGATAGAAATTCTGCTATGGAATTCTTAGCTGAAATAGAAGAGAGATTTTGTAAGAAATTAGATAAGCGTATAAAATCTTTTGAAAAGCTTAAAGAGAGGCTTAAAGATGAGTCTGTAACTACAAATTCATTGAAATTTGGGGCTTATTTGTTAAATGAGAAAGTAATAAATGACTCAAGAGCTGAAATTATTTGGTGCAGGTGGATTAAAGAACTATATAATAAGAATGATAATATTAATATCTTTAAAGAAAATTTTCAAGGGATATTAAATAATAAAATGCTGAGAGAACTGTAA
- the serS gene encoding serine--tRNA ligase produces the protein MLDIKFLRENPEVVKENIKNKFQDNKLELVDQVIELDAELRKVKQEVEALRADRNKNSKQIGGLMAQGKKEEAEELKKRVNADSERMAELDVKEKELEEKVKNIMMIIPNIIDPSVPIGKDDSENVELERFGEPVVPEFEIPYHTDIMEKLSGIDLDSARKVAGNGFYYLMGNIARLHSAVISYARDFMIDRGFTYCIPPFMIRSQVVTGVMSFAEMDAMMYKIEGEDLYLIGTSEHSMIGKFIDTILPEDSLPHTLTSYSPCFRKEKGAHGIEERGVYRIHQFEKQEMIVVCKPEDSMTWYDKMWKDTVALFRSLDIPVRTLECCSGDLADLKVKSVDVEAWSPRQKKYFEVGSCSNLGDAQARRLKIRVDGKDGKYFAHTLNNTVVAPPRMLIAFLENNLNEDGSINIPTALQPYMGGMKVIK, from the coding sequence ATGTTAGACATAAAATTTTTAAGGGAAAATCCAGAAGTAGTTAAAGAAAATATAAAGAATAAGTTCCAAGATAATAAGTTAGAATTAGTTGATCAAGTAATTGAGCTTGATGCTGAACTTAGAAAGGTTAAGCAAGAAGTTGAAGCTTTAAGAGCTGATAGAAATAAGAATTCAAAACAAATTGGTGGATTAATGGCTCAAGGTAAAAAAGAAGAAGCTGAAGAATTAAAGAAGAGAGTTAATGCGGATTCAGAAAGAATGGCTGAATTAGATGTAAAAGAAAAAGAATTAGAAGAAAAAGTTAAAAATATAATGATGATAATTCCAAACATAATTGATCCAAGTGTACCTATAGGTAAGGATGATAGTGAAAATGTTGAATTAGAACGTTTTGGTGAACCAGTAGTTCCTGAGTTTGAAATTCCATATCATACAGACATTATGGAAAAATTAAGTGGTATTGATCTAGATAGCGCAAGAAAAGTAGCAGGTAATGGTTTCTATTATTTAATGGGAAATATAGCTAGATTACATTCAGCAGTAATTTCTTATGCAAGAGACTTTATGATAGATAGAGGCTTTACATATTGTATTCCACCTTTTATGATCAGAAGTCAAGTTGTTACAGGTGTTATGAGTTTTGCAGAAATGGATGCTATGATGTATAAAATCGAAGGTGAAGATTTATACTTAATTGGTACAAGTGAACATTCTATGATTGGTAAGTTTATAGATACAATTTTACCAGAGGATTCACTTCCACATACATTAACTAGTTATTCACCTTGCTTTAGAAAAGAAAAAGGTGCTCATGGTATAGAAGAAAGAGGAGTATATAGAATTCACCAATTTGAAAAACAAGAAATGATCGTTGTTTGTAAACCAGAAGATAGTATGACATGGTATGATAAAATGTGGAAAGACACAGTAGCGTTATTCCGTTCTTTAGATATACCTGTAAGAACTTTAGAATGCTGCTCAGGAGATTTAGCAGATTTAAAAGTTAAATCAGTTGACGTAGAAGCTTGGTCTCCAAGACAAAAGAAATATTTTGAAGTTGGAAGCTGTTCTAACTTAGGTGATGCACAAGCTCGTCGTTTAAAAATTCGTGTAGATGGTAAAGATGGAAAATACTTTGCGCATACATTAAACAATACAGTAGTAGCTCCACCAAGAATGTTAATTGCATTCTTAGAAAACAATTTAAATGAAGATGGAAGCATTAATATTCCAACTGCATTACAACCATATATGGGTGGAATGAAAGTAATAAAATAA
- the fliB gene encoding flagellin lysine-N-methylase → MKVNSFLPKYMVDFKCINSKCIDTCCAGWDINIDDATYNKYVNSDGDLKKLVSGKFVKNNEEDNSFNCGFMILKEESRCPFLNSNMLCDIHGETGEENLCITCKSYPRVFNIVDDVYEKSGLPSCIEICTRALLNRDKMEFVESEEDIEEGNIEIRRIIDSEAFDGTESLVQYFWDIRVISINIMQLRNYSIEERLNILLSFYSKLEKLNILKEFENIDETIEEFNNGLVNFGSLKGESFKEKSDFYKSLCDSKLVDNIRSIRLKVCVDEYKAGILKAVDIIKYIEEDPKYLNQLEQYSYIFENYLVNQIFKDLVPFNKGENLIGSIKKVINTYRIIKAYVIGIAINNDEDIKEENIITVIQALSKDIEHNKVFKELL, encoded by the coding sequence ATGAAAGTAAATAGCTTTCTACCAAAATATATGGTGGATTTTAAATGTATAAATTCTAAGTGCATTGATACTTGCTGTGCCGGTTGGGATATAAATATAGATGATGCAACTTATAACAAGTATGTTAATAGTGATGGAGATCTAAAGAAATTAGTTTCTGGAAAATTTGTAAAGAATAATGAAGAAGATAATTCTTTTAATTGTGGATTTATGATTCTTAAAGAAGAAAGTAGATGTCCTTTTTTAAATTCTAATATGCTTTGTGATATACATGGAGAAACTGGTGAAGAAAATCTTTGTATTACTTGTAAGAGTTATCCAAGGGTATTTAATATTGTTGATGATGTTTATGAAAAGAGTGGGTTACCATCCTGTATAGAAATATGTACTCGTGCTTTATTAAATAGGGATAAAATGGAATTTGTTGAATCAGAGGAGGATATTGAAGAAGGCAATATTGAAATAAGAAGAATTATAGATAGTGAAGCCTTTGATGGAACAGAAAGCCTTGTTCAGTATTTTTGGGATATAAGAGTAATATCAATAAATATTATGCAATTAAGAAATTATTCAATTGAAGAAAGATTAAATATTCTTTTGAGTTTTTATTCTAAGCTTGAAAAACTTAATATTCTTAAGGAATTTGAAAACATAGATGAAACTATAGAAGAATTTAATAATGGTTTAGTGAATTTTGGAAGTTTAAAAGGAGAAAGTTTTAAAGAGAAAAGTGATTTTTACAAAAGTCTTTGTGATTCCAAATTAGTTGATAATATTCGAAGCATAAGATTAAAAGTGTGTGTAGATGAATATAAAGCTGGAATTTTAAAAGCTGTTGATATAATTAAATATATAGAAGAGGATCCTAAATATTTAAATCAATTAGAACAATATTCATATATTTTTGAAAATTATTTAGTAAACCAAATTTTTAAAGATCTAGTTCCGTTTAACAAAGGAGAAAATTTAATAGGAAGTATTAAAAAAGTTATTAATACTTACAGAATAATTAAAGCATATGTTATTGGAATTGCTATAAATAATGATGAGGATATTAAAGAAGAAAATATCATTACAGTTATTCAAGCTTTAAGTAAAGATATAGAACACAATAAAGTATTCAAAGAATTGCTATAG
- the cobJ gene encoding precorrin-3B C(17)-methyltransferase, with product MGKLRVIGIGPGSIENMSLRALKAIEDSEVIVGYNKYIDMIKDLVTDKELYSTGMRGEEARCQEALKLCKDKNVALISTGDAGIYGMAGLILELKEDEDVEIIPGITASSAAGSVVGAPLMHDNCNISLSDLMTPYEDIKKRVKLAAEGDFIISLYNPKSKGRPEYLKECIEIIREFREASTPVAVVRHALREGQSYKLFTIGDFNPEIVDMMSIVIVGNTKSFYKNGNFITPRGYENKRDKCEN from the coding sequence ATGGGAAAATTAAGAGTTATAGGAATAGGACCAGGAAGTATTGAAAATATGAGTTTAAGGGCATTAAAGGCCATTGAAGATAGTGAAGTTATTGTTGGATACAACAAGTATATAGATATGATAAAAGATTTAGTAACAGATAAAGAATTATATTCAACAGGAATGAGGGGAGAAGAAGCAAGATGCCAAGAAGCTTTAAAGCTTTGTAAGGATAAAAATGTGGCATTAATAAGTACAGGGGATGCAGGTATTTATGGAATGGCAGGTCTTATACTTGAACTTAAAGAAGATGAAGATGTTGAAATAATTCCAGGAATAACCGCAAGTAGTGCAGCTGGATCAGTAGTTGGTGCTCCTCTTATGCATGATAATTGTAATATTAGTTTAAGTGATCTTATGACACCTTATGAAGATATTAAAAAGAGAGTAAAGCTTGCAGCAGAAGGAGATTTTATAATATCGTTATATAATCCTAAAAGTAAAGGAAGACCGGAGTATTTAAAAGAATGTATTGAAATAATAAGAGAATTTAGAGAAGCTTCAACACCAGTAGCTGTAGTAAGGCATGCTCTTAGAGAAGGGCAGAGTTATAAATTGTTTACTATTGGAGATTTTAATCCAGAGATTGTTGATATGATGTCAATTGTTATTGTCGGTAATACTAAAAGTTTTTATAAGAATGGAAACTTTATAACACCTAGAGGT